The following coding sequences lie in one Vibrio splendidus genomic window:
- a CDS encoding glyceraldehyde-3-phosphate dehydrogenase, which yields MSPEKHLLDWQTSQTIAESIAPTLGQLYRQKGVEVILFGKTLVNATTIDIIKAHRIAKRYTGSPLTSEQTQPIIQHLLSMDLSPCRIDVGRLAHAFWQDREDTHGLDDFLQTALVESLQGDAMTEPRDVVLYGFGRIGRLLTRLLIEKSGPGYPLRLRAIVVRGGKDGDLEKRASLLRRDSVHGQFNGSIVVDQERKAIIVNGNFIQVIYANKPEEVDYTTYGIENALVVDNTGVWRDAEGLSQHVACNGAKKVLLTAPGKGDIKNVVFGVNENVIQPEDTIISAASCTTNAITPVLKAVHDKFGVLSGHIETVHSFTNDQNLIDNFHSGDRRGRAASLNMVLTSTGAAKAVSKAMPEMEGKLTGNAIRVPTPNVSMAVANLNLEKGTNKEELNEYLREMALSSALSAQIDYTDSTEIVSTDLVGSRHPGVVDGVATIAQDNRAVLYIWYDNEFGYSCQVVHCMEQMMGVRYKTYPEV from the coding sequence ATGAGTCCCGAAAAGCACCTCCTAGACTGGCAAACTAGTCAAACTATTGCTGAATCCATCGCTCCTACTTTAGGTCAGTTGTACCGCCAAAAAGGCGTTGAAGTTATCCTCTTCGGTAAAACACTGGTTAACGCAACAACTATCGACATCATCAAAGCTCACCGCATCGCAAAACGTTACACAGGTTCTCCACTGACCTCAGAACAGACTCAACCAATCATTCAACACCTTCTCTCTATGGACCTGTCTCCATGTCGTATCGATGTTGGCCGCCTTGCTCATGCATTCTGGCAAGACCGCGAAGACACACACGGGTTGGATGATTTCCTACAAACTGCACTTGTAGAATCGCTTCAAGGCGATGCAATGACAGAACCTCGTGACGTTGTATTGTACGGTTTTGGTCGTATTGGCCGCCTGCTGACTCGTCTATTGATCGAGAAAAGTGGCCCAGGTTACCCACTTCGTTTACGTGCAATCGTTGTGCGCGGTGGCAAAGACGGCGACCTAGAAAAACGAGCTAGCCTACTTCGTCGTGACTCTGTTCATGGCCAGTTCAACGGCAGCATCGTAGTTGACCAAGAACGTAAAGCAATCATCGTAAACGGAAACTTCATTCAAGTTATCTACGCAAACAAGCCAGAAGAAGTGGATTACACGACTTACGGTATTGAAAATGCACTTGTGGTTGATAACACAGGCGTATGGCGTGACGCGGAAGGCCTAAGCCAACACGTTGCGTGTAACGGTGCGAAGAAAGTTCTACTGACTGCGCCAGGCAAAGGCGACATCAAGAACGTAGTATTTGGTGTGAACGAGAATGTCATTCAACCAGAAGACACGATCATCTCTGCTGCAAGCTGTACGACAAACGCGATTACGCCAGTATTAAAAGCGGTTCACGACAAGTTTGGCGTACTGTCTGGTCACATTGAAACGGTTCACTCATTTACCAATGACCAAAACCTAATCGATAACTTCCACTCAGGTGATCGTCGTGGTCGTGCTGCATCATTGAACATGGTACTGACATCGACCGGTGCTGCTAAAGCGGTATCAAAAGCGATGCCAGAAATGGAAGGTAAGCTAACAGGTAATGCGATTCGCGTACCTACGCCAAATGTTTCAATGGCAGTAGCAAACCTAAACCTTGAGAAAGGCACAAACAAAGAAGAGTTGAACGAGTATCTGCGTGAAATGGCGCTCTCTTCTGCTTTATCTGCACAAATTGATTACACAGACTCGACTGAGATTGTATCGACGGACTTAGTTGGCTCTCGTCACCCAGGTGTGGTTGACGGTGTTGCGACTATCGCACAAGACAACCGCGCTGTTCTGTACATTTGGTACGACAATGAGTTTGGCTACAGCTGTCAGGTTGTTCACTGTATGGAACAGATGATGGGTGTGCGCTACAAGACTTACCCTGAAGTATAG
- the yjeH gene encoding L-methionine/branched-chain amino acid transporter produces the protein MTQLKQEITLISGIGQLSTTLLGTGLFMIPAIAAGIAGQLSLLAWLILFIAICPIALTFAALGKRYPNAGGTAYFVRKAFSERLETSVAWLFVSVIPVGIPAAIALAGGFAQQLLPAPLDTPLGAQSFTVALLIAVNLMGSKSSGRLQTVIALSIFALVSAFVWKADITPADIQIPAITSDSIWSIGAALAVMFWCFVGIEAFAHMGEEFKNPQRDFPIAIIAGCFVAGIVYWACSVVIIKVGAYGSPEFDATSIPWVTEQLFGNGFKTVISVLGFFACFASLNLYTQSLSRMIWAQARQHRPESRMAKLNSHGVPLYPTLAIGFIALISCVIGELSDLDLEFFLKLANGIFVLVYLLAMLAACRLLTGVSRYTAMVSLVICTLVFICLSWSMLYAVIVFVTLSLPWRKWLGKPTVSIDKL, from the coding sequence ATGACACAACTCAAACAAGAAATCACGCTTATTTCAGGAATCGGACAACTCTCGACTACCTTGCTAGGCACTGGATTATTTATGATCCCTGCGATCGCAGCAGGCATTGCAGGACAGTTGTCACTACTCGCGTGGTTAATCCTGTTTATCGCTATTTGCCCGATTGCACTAACCTTTGCCGCATTAGGAAAACGCTACCCCAATGCAGGTGGCACGGCCTATTTTGTTCGCAAGGCGTTCAGTGAGCGATTAGAAACCAGCGTGGCTTGGTTGTTTGTGAGTGTTATTCCTGTCGGTATTCCGGCTGCCATTGCATTGGCTGGAGGTTTTGCACAACAACTATTGCCAGCGCCACTCGACACACCACTTGGCGCTCAGTCCTTTACCGTCGCTCTGCTTATTGCTGTCAATTTGATGGGCAGTAAGTCTTCTGGCCGCTTACAAACGGTGATCGCCTTGTCGATTTTTGCCTTGGTTAGCGCCTTTGTTTGGAAAGCAGACATTACACCGGCCGACATCCAGATTCCAGCCATCACATCAGATTCAATATGGTCAATTGGTGCGGCGCTTGCGGTGATGTTTTGGTGCTTTGTAGGGATAGAAGCCTTTGCTCACATGGGTGAAGAATTTAAAAATCCACAACGTGATTTTCCAATCGCGATCATTGCAGGGTGTTTTGTTGCGGGTATCGTCTATTGGGCTTGCTCAGTAGTGATCATCAAAGTGGGCGCTTATGGTTCTCCTGAATTTGACGCAACTTCAATACCATGGGTGACCGAGCAACTGTTTGGAAATGGATTTAAAACGGTGATCAGTGTTCTAGGATTCTTTGCATGTTTTGCAAGCCTAAACCTTTACACACAAAGCTTGTCTCGTATGATTTGGGCTCAGGCTCGTCAACACAGGCCTGAAAGTCGAATGGCAAAGCTTAACAGCCATGGCGTACCTCTTTACCCAACCTTAGCCATTGGCTTTATTGCGCTTATCTCGTGCGTAATTGGCGAACTATCTGATTTGGATCTGGAGTTCTTTCTCAAGCTCGCTAACGGTATTTTTGTTTTAGTTTATCTGCTTGCAATGTTAGCGGCTTGCCGATTACTCACTGGTGTTTCTAGATACACAGCGATGGTTTCATTGGTTATCTGTACTCTGGTGTTTATCTGCTTAAGTTGGTCGATGCTTTATGCTGTCATTGTTTTTGTGACATTGTCACTCCCTTGGCGTAAATGGTTGGGTAAGCCGACGGTTTCTATCGACAAGTTGTAA
- the hcp gene encoding hydroxylamine reductase, giving the protein MFCIQCEQTIQTPTVKGCSFAQGMCGKTSEVSDLQDVLVHSLQGVSFWANLGRACDVIDTEIDEWAPKAFFATLTNVNFDPARIIEFAQQSHEFKQRLEQKVRAAATLIGFEIPELSAAAQFDLPTDSSALLALAPQAAVNRGHDSQHEDVIGLRLLCLYGLKGAAAYMEHARVLGQTDNAIFAEYHEIMAFLGTDPSDLKQLLDTSMQIGLMNYKVMEMLDKGETDTFGHPQPTTVNVKTKKGHCILVSGHDLHDLEKILQQTEGKGINVYTNGEMLPAHGYPELNKYPHLAGNYGSAWQNQQKEFANFPGAIVMTSNCLLNPDVGSYADRLFTRSIVGWPGVDHLEGDDFSAVIDCALAQEGFKHDEIEQMITVGFGRNALMEAAPAVIEQVKEGNIKHFFLVGGCDGDKSERSYYTDFTAQAPEDSVILTLACGKFRFNKNQFGDINGIPRLLDVGQCNDAYSAIQLAIALSQEFDCGINELPLTLVLSWFEQKAIVILLTLFALGVKGIYTGPTAPAFLTENLLKIMQDEFDMRSISTPEQDLKTILAA; this is encoded by the coding sequence ATGTTCTGTATTCAATGTGAACAAACGATTCAAACCCCAACCGTAAAAGGCTGTTCTTTCGCACAAGGCATGTGTGGAAAAACCTCGGAAGTATCCGACCTTCAAGACGTGTTGGTGCATTCTCTTCAAGGTGTTTCTTTCTGGGCCAATTTAGGCCGCGCTTGCGATGTTATTGATACTGAAATTGACGAATGGGCACCAAAAGCGTTCTTCGCAACACTGACTAACGTTAACTTCGACCCTGCTCGTATTATCGAATTCGCACAACAGTCTCATGAATTCAAGCAGCGTTTAGAGCAAAAAGTTCGTGCAGCAGCAACATTGATTGGTTTTGAAATTCCAGAGCTTTCTGCAGCAGCACAGTTCGATCTTCCAACAGATTCTTCAGCGCTATTGGCACTTGCGCCTCAAGCTGCGGTAAACCGTGGTCACGACTCTCAACACGAAGATGTGATTGGTCTTCGTCTTCTTTGCCTATACGGCCTAAAAGGTGCGGCAGCCTACATGGAGCACGCTCGCGTTCTTGGTCAAACTGACAATGCTATTTTTGCTGAATACCATGAAATCATGGCGTTCTTAGGTACAGATCCATCAGATCTAAAACAGTTACTTGATACATCAATGCAAATTGGCTTGATGAACTACAAAGTAATGGAAATGCTGGATAAAGGTGAGACAGATACATTTGGTCACCCTCAACCAACAACCGTGAATGTTAAGACTAAGAAAGGCCACTGTATTCTTGTTTCTGGTCACGACTTACATGATCTAGAAAAGATCCTTCAACAAACTGAAGGCAAGGGCATTAACGTTTACACCAATGGTGAGATGCTACCTGCACACGGTTACCCTGAACTGAACAAGTACCCACACCTTGCGGGTAACTACGGCAGCGCTTGGCAGAACCAGCAAAAAGAATTCGCTAACTTCCCTGGTGCCATCGTAATGACATCTAACTGTCTGCTTAACCCTGATGTAGGTTCATACGCAGACCGTCTATTTACACGTAGCATTGTAGGCTGGCCGGGTGTTGATCACCTTGAAGGCGACGATTTCAGCGCAGTAATCGACTGTGCTCTTGCGCAAGAAGGTTTCAAACACGACGAGATCGAGCAGATGATCACTGTCGGTTTTGGTCGTAACGCACTGATGGAAGCGGCACCTGCGGTTATTGAGCAAGTGAAAGAAGGCAACATCAAGCACTTCTTCCTAGTCGGTGGTTGTGACGGTGACAAGTCTGAGCGTAGCTACTACACAGACTTCACAGCTCAAGCGCCAGAAGATTCAGTAATCCTGACACTTGCATGTGGTAAATTCCGTTTCAACAAGAACCAATTTGGTGACATTAACGGTATCCCACGTCTGTTAGATGTTGGCCAATGCAACGATGCTTACTCAGCGATTCAGCTTGCTATCGCACTGTCTCAAGAGTTTGATTGTGGTATCAACGAACTTCCGTTAACGCTGGTTCTATCTTGGTTCGAGCAAAAAGCGATCGTTATCCTGCTTACCCTGTTCGCTCTTGGTGTGAAAGGTATTTACACGGGCCCAACAGCGCCAGCTTTCCTAACAGAAAACCTATTAAAGATTATGCAAGACGAGTTCGATATGCGTTCTATTTCAACGCCAGAGCAAGATCTTAAAACAATCTTAGCGGCTTAA
- a CDS encoding alpha/beta hydrolase: MHRNTILTLLALTTLSLVGCSNETSIPAYETSPSLPAYQQDSFDAYVNETQDWLLKNRVFMTKDKQLEIQLNSPTEYKPTKPNGKAVLLVHGLGDSPYSFKDIATHLAEQGYLVRTVLLPGHGSRVGDLMQPSLEDWQGVVAHHTKLLEQEYDSVWLGGYSTGANLVTSQAMNDPKISGLLLFSPAFQPSSSAVQYAGLASYFVTWADQDPEDNVLRYNSLPMNGASVYYETSEVVRDDLQDKHLDKPVFIMMSEGDSVIDTSFVQQAFTESMPNPNNVLIWQGETTLDDPRAVQYSMKLPEQRISNGSHMGLLFSPSNPYYGINGSEKICSNGQEEGFEEQCNATSEVWYSAWGYREDGKNHARLTYNPYFTDSMKELDSVLNSAG; this comes from the coding sequence ATGCATAGAAATACCATTCTAACGCTGCTCGCCTTAACGACTTTAAGTCTCGTTGGTTGTTCCAACGAGACATCTATACCCGCTTACGAAACATCTCCAAGCTTGCCGGCCTATCAGCAAGATAGCTTTGATGCCTACGTCAATGAGACCCAAGATTGGCTGCTGAAAAACCGCGTGTTCATGACAAAAGACAAGCAGCTTGAGATTCAACTGAACTCCCCGACTGAATACAAACCTACCAAACCTAACGGCAAGGCAGTGTTATTGGTCCATGGATTAGGTGATTCACCCTACTCGTTTAAAGACATCGCAACGCACTTAGCAGAACAAGGCTACCTAGTGAGAACGGTATTGCTTCCGGGTCACGGCAGTCGTGTGGGTGACCTAATGCAACCGAGCTTAGAAGATTGGCAAGGTGTGGTAGCTCACCATACTAAGTTGCTTGAGCAAGAGTATGATTCTGTTTGGCTTGGTGGCTACTCAACAGGTGCAAATCTCGTCACGTCACAGGCGATGAACGATCCAAAGATCTCCGGGTTGCTGCTGTTTTCTCCTGCGTTTCAACCAAGCTCGTCTGCCGTTCAATACGCTGGGCTAGCAAGCTACTTCGTCACTTGGGCGGATCAAGATCCTGAAGACAATGTATTGCGTTACAACTCATTGCCAATGAACGGTGCCTCGGTTTACTACGAGACATCAGAGGTCGTTCGTGATGACTTACAAGATAAGCACTTAGATAAACCGGTGTTTATTATGATGAGTGAAGGCGACAGCGTGATTGACACAAGTTTCGTTCAACAAGCGTTTACTGAGTCCATGCCCAACCCAAACAATGTGTTGATTTGGCAAGGAGAGACGACACTCGATGATCCGCGAGCGGTTCAGTACAGCATGAAGCTCCCGGAGCAACGCATCTCGAATGGTTCTCACATGGGTTTACTGTTCTCGCCAAGCAATCCGTATTACGGAATCAATGGTAGCGAGAAGATCTGCTCCAATGGTCAAGAGGAAGGTTTTGAAGAACAGTGCAACGCGACAAGTGAAGTTTGGTACTCAGCATGGGGATATCGTGAAGATGGAAAAAACCATGCACGTTTGACCTATAACCCTTACTTTACAGACTCAATGAAAGAATTAGATTCGGTTCTAAACTCAGCAGGCTAA
- a CDS encoding LysR family transcriptional regulator, giving the protein MLGNINLNLLRSLHVLLEECHVSRTAQRLHITQSAVSRQLAQLRDLCGDPLLVRDGNKLVPTNRALLLKGKLDDLLGEFDHLLDDKPFEPQDWQGELVLSSSDYVAQYILPVIVAEVSAEAPNINLAFRLWQPNYLEALNESGIHLASSMFPTKPEHVSSIKLGEDKSVCLMRKSHPLAQQAALSAEDIVNYSHIKVTGGGDKDSYADIALKKKGLKRRVALQVPFFSSAGTVLMQDDYLMIVPEHIAYNLGRHLDTAYFSLPFDTEMHTYWLMWHPKYDNDSAHKWAREKAFQAMQKSSYNISMT; this is encoded by the coding sequence ATGTTAGGCAATATCAACTTAAATCTACTGCGCTCTCTGCATGTGCTTCTTGAAGAGTGTCATGTCAGTCGAACAGCTCAGCGTTTGCACATCACGCAATCGGCGGTGAGCCGTCAACTGGCTCAGCTTAGAGATCTATGTGGTGATCCTTTACTGGTTCGTGATGGCAACAAACTGGTTCCGACTAACCGTGCTTTGTTGCTCAAAGGCAAACTCGATGACTTGCTTGGAGAGTTCGACCACCTTTTAGACGATAAACCCTTTGAACCGCAAGACTGGCAGGGTGAACTGGTATTGTCTTCGAGTGACTATGTGGCTCAGTATATTCTTCCTGTTATTGTTGCAGAGGTGTCCGCCGAAGCCCCGAACATTAATTTGGCTTTCCGCTTGTGGCAGCCAAACTACCTTGAAGCTCTGAACGAGTCGGGTATTCATTTGGCTTCCAGTATGTTTCCCACAAAGCCAGAACATGTATCAAGCATTAAGCTCGGTGAAGATAAATCGGTGTGTTTAATGCGCAAGTCGCACCCATTGGCTCAACAAGCGGCTTTGAGTGCAGAAGATATCGTCAACTATTCTCACATCAAAGTGACGGGTGGCGGAGATAAAGACAGCTACGCGGACATAGCATTGAAGAAAAAAGGACTCAAACGAAGAGTGGCTCTGCAGGTTCCGTTCTTTTCATCCGCTGGAACTGTATTAATGCAAGACGACTATCTGATGATCGTGCCTGAACATATCGCCTATAACCTAGGTCGGCACCTCGATACTGCCTATTTTTCTTTGCCATTTGATACGGAAATGCACACCTATTGGTTAATGTGGCACCCCAAGTATGACAACGATTCTGCCCACAAATGGGCGAGAGAAAAGGCATTCCAAGCTATGCAGAAGTCGAGTTATAATATCAGTATGACTTGA
- a CDS encoding LysE family translocator: MTVTIWFSLLAICLLGAMSPGPSLAMIAKHSLAGGRMNGLIAAWSHAVGIGIYAFATIVGLAVVLEQSPMLFKAISLAGAAYLLYLGVNALRSKGGVAAKLEAGEQMSYIQSAREAFLISILSPKIALFFIALFSQFVALGNELTNQVIIVSTPLLVDGLWYTFITLVLSSPLIVERIRSKAQLIDRLSGVVLILLAVRVVWMI, translated from the coding sequence ATGACAGTAACAATTTGGTTTTCTTTATTAGCGATTTGCTTGTTGGGTGCAATGTCTCCGGGCCCAAGCTTGGCTATGATTGCAAAACACAGTCTGGCTGGTGGCCGCATGAACGGGCTTATCGCAGCTTGGTCTCACGCCGTAGGCATCGGTATTTATGCGTTCGCAACCATTGTTGGTTTAGCCGTTGTACTTGAGCAATCCCCCATGTTGTTCAAAGCCATTAGTTTAGCGGGTGCAGCGTATCTGCTTTATCTCGGCGTGAATGCGTTGCGTTCGAAAGGTGGTGTTGCCGCGAAATTGGAAGCGGGTGAACAGATGAGTTACATACAGTCTGCTCGCGAGGCTTTCTTGATCTCTATCTTGAGCCCGAAAATCGCGCTGTTCTTCATCGCTCTGTTTAGCCAATTTGTTGCGTTAGGTAATGAACTGACCAATCAAGTGATTATCGTATCAACACCGCTACTTGTAGACGGTTTATGGTACACATTTATCACCTTGGTGTTGTCTAGCCCTTTGATTGTTGAACGTATTCGCTCTAAAGCTCAGTTGATTGATCGACTATCTGGTGTGGTGTTGATTCTGCTTGCTGTGCGTGTGGTGTGGATGATTTAG
- a CDS encoding Lrp/AsnC family transcriptional regulator, with protein MDKFDRQILDILKTNARCSVSDIARDVSLSRSAVNARIKKLESDKVITGYCAQVAEPNQTKNVCAYILLKFDMSSSDHSCESYATRIQSIDEVQWCHSISGETDMMLYVEVESMERLNQIRDRLQSYPELRHLMTHTVLTEFFNKQNATVHSC; from the coding sequence ATGGATAAATTTGATCGCCAAATTTTGGATATTCTCAAAACCAATGCACGATGCTCAGTGAGCGATATCGCCCGAGATGTCAGTCTTTCGCGTTCGGCGGTGAATGCCAGAATCAAGAAACTGGAAAGCGACAAAGTGATTACGGGTTATTGTGCTCAAGTGGCAGAGCCCAACCAAACTAAGAATGTGTGCGCTTACATCTTGTTGAAGTTCGACATGTCGAGCAGCGACCATAGTTGTGAGTCTTACGCGACTCGAATCCAGAGTATTGATGAGGTGCAATGGTGCCACTCTATTAGCGGTGAGACTGACATGATGCTTTATGTTGAAGTTGAAAGCATGGAACGTTTGAATCAAATCCGCGATCGGCTGCAAAGCTATCCAGAGCTTCGACACCTTATGACTCATACTGTCTTGACGGAGTTTTTTAACAAACAGAATGCGACGGTGCATTCATGTTAG
- a CDS encoding PLP-dependent aminotransferase family protein encodes MQPIDVGDLKLDEQHDTRQTALFHAIREKIVHDLWSKGCKLPSTRKLAVELSVSRNTVIYAYEQLVTEGYIESKQGSGFYVSVEQPEHFLSLSHLSKPMPLDTQVTLDAQPNTKVNKDASQSSGIRTVPNDINRNFAPGVPDLDAFPFAKWQRLLQRHSTRQNIAGNQDVQGSLALREALSGYLASSRSVRCHADRIIITAGAQQAISIGLMATLRMGDKILMEEPGYRQVHKIVDLLKLELDGVSVREKVGLDIEKILACDAKALYVTPSNQYPMGTTLNTEQRLKLIDWANKHQSWIIEDDYDSEFQFAHRPYTSMQGLAGKLGFDDRIIYVGSMSKVMFNGLRLGYLVVPENLVAKCLEIKDALTGDTASHTQEALADFVREGDLLRHIRKMRRSYKLKYEAMIEAIDSEFSGDLEVISQAAGLHVTVKWYQGISEQEWSRRAEQENIVIRPFAFYEYGSSTARDWNAVVLGFGNIRLNDVKPKIKEIARLFYQ; translated from the coding sequence ATGCAGCCTATTGATGTCGGTGACCTAAAGTTAGACGAGCAACATGACACGCGTCAAACCGCCTTATTTCACGCGATCAGAGAGAAGATCGTTCACGATTTATGGAGTAAGGGCTGCAAGTTACCTTCAACGCGTAAGCTAGCCGTTGAGTTATCGGTGAGTCGAAATACGGTGATTTACGCGTATGAACAACTGGTCACCGAAGGCTATATCGAGAGCAAGCAAGGTTCGGGCTTTTATGTCTCAGTTGAACAACCGGAGCACTTCCTAAGTTTGTCTCATCTGAGTAAACCGATGCCTTTGGATACACAAGTTACTCTAGACGCGCAGCCTAATACGAAAGTTAATAAAGATGCGAGTCAGTCAAGTGGCATCAGAACCGTACCTAATGACATCAATCGCAATTTTGCACCGGGTGTGCCTGACCTTGATGCATTCCCTTTTGCTAAATGGCAGAGGCTGCTGCAACGTCACTCGACGCGTCAGAACATTGCGGGCAATCAAGATGTTCAAGGGAGTTTGGCTTTGAGAGAGGCGTTAAGTGGTTACTTGGCAAGTAGTCGTTCGGTTCGCTGTCATGCCGATAGAATTATTATCACAGCAGGTGCACAGCAAGCAATCTCAATAGGTTTAATGGCGACCTTAAGGATGGGCGATAAAATTCTTATGGAAGAGCCTGGTTACCGACAAGTACATAAAATTGTCGACTTATTGAAGCTTGAATTAGACGGTGTAAGTGTCCGAGAGAAAGTTGGGCTCGATATTGAAAAAATTCTCGCCTGTGATGCTAAGGCTCTGTATGTCACTCCTAGTAATCAATACCCGATGGGCACAACGCTCAACACTGAGCAACGGCTTAAACTCATCGATTGGGCCAACAAACATCAATCCTGGATCATAGAGGATGACTACGACAGTGAGTTTCAGTTTGCTCATCGACCTTACACCAGCATGCAAGGCTTGGCAGGCAAGTTAGGGTTCGATGACCGAATTATCTATGTTGGCTCAATGAGCAAGGTGATGTTCAATGGCCTGCGACTAGGTTACTTAGTAGTGCCTGAAAATTTGGTGGCGAAGTGTCTTGAGATTAAAGACGCGCTCACCGGAGACACGGCGTCTCATACACAAGAAGCTTTGGCGGATTTTGTTCGTGAAGGCGATTTATTGCGTCATATTAGAAAGATGCGTCGTTCATACAAACTTAAATATGAAGCGATGATCGAGGCTATTGATAGTGAATTCAGTGGCGATCTTGAGGTGATCAGCCAAGCGGCAGGGCTACATGTGACCGTGAAGTGGTATCAAGGCATATCTGAACAGGAGTGGAGTCGTAGAGCGGAGCAAGAAAATATCGTGATTCGACCGTTTGCTTTTTATGAATATGGGTCGAGTACTGCTCGTGACTGGAATGCTGTGGTATTGGGTTTTGGTAACATCCGCTTAAATGATGTAAAGCCGAAGATCAAAGAGATCGCTCGGCTTTTTTACCAATAG
- a CDS encoding hybrid-cluster NAD(P)-dependent oxidoreductase produces MYAWSDSDSINLVCLKKWHETPDTVSFELGSVPQDLHFNFKPGQFITLGLDMPTKTDYRAYSVASCPEDNRLKLTVKRVEGGLVSNFIVDELDEGDEVSVLKPAGAFNCIDCMPTATKKVTLVSAGCGITPVMAMAKYWLAQGSDIEIDFVHMARNRRETIYFEELNQLDETHANFNLKLLLKDSEGTTVPQGRLDKNWLVTLSPDILERTVYLCGPVGFMRDIENYLKELEFNMDNFYQESFTPATQSNNSLANSNTASEESQAEASADSNGAVKVFVPAFGAEVEAEAGTPLADSLEKAGVPIIIACRSGICGSCKCKVTKGSVESSSQETLTAEQIEQGYVLACSSTIQSDVEVEL; encoded by the coding sequence ATGTATGCATGGTCGGATAGCGATTCAATCAATTTAGTGTGTTTAAAGAAATGGCATGAGACGCCAGATACGGTCAGCTTTGAGCTTGGCAGCGTTCCACAAGACTTACATTTCAATTTTAAGCCTGGCCAGTTCATCACGTTGGGTTTGGATATGCCGACGAAAACGGATTACCGTGCTTATTCTGTAGCGTCTTGTCCTGAAGATAACCGTCTGAAACTGACGGTAAAGCGTGTGGAAGGTGGCTTGGTTTCGAACTTTATTGTTGATGAACTTGATGAAGGTGATGAGGTTTCTGTATTGAAGCCGGCAGGTGCGTTTAACTGTATTGATTGCATGCCAACGGCAACAAAGAAAGTGACGCTAGTGAGCGCAGGTTGCGGTATTACACCTGTGATGGCGATGGCAAAGTATTGGTTGGCTCAAGGTAGTGATATTGAAATCGATTTTGTTCACATGGCACGTAATCGACGCGAGACCATCTACTTTGAAGAGCTTAACCAACTTGATGAGACACACGCCAACTTTAACCTTAAGTTACTGCTCAAGGACAGTGAAGGGACAACAGTACCTCAAGGTCGTCTAGATAAGAACTGGTTGGTCACACTCAGCCCAGATATCTTAGAAAGAACGGTTTATCTGTGTGGGCCTGTAGGCTTCATGCGAGACATAGAAAACTACCTGAAAGAACTTGAGTTCAACATGGATAACTTTTATCAAGAAAGTTTTACTCCAGCGACTCAAAGTAATAATTCACTAGCCAATAGCAATACTGCTTCAGAAGAATCACAAGCGGAAGCATCTGCAGATTCAAATGGTGCCGTTAAGGTGTTTGTTCCTGCCTTTGGCGCAGAAGTAGAAGCGGAAGCGGGTACACCACTTGCTGATTCATTAGAGAAAGCTGGTGTTCCAATTATTATTGCTTGTCGTAGCGGTATTTGCGGTTCGTGTAAGTGCAAAGTAACCAAAGGTTCGGTGGAATCAAGCAGCCAAGAAACATTAACGGCAGAACAAATTGAGCAAGGTTACGTACTTGCGTGTTCAAGCACGATTCAGTCAGATGTTGAGGTAGAGCTGTAA